In Quercus robur chromosome 10, dhQueRobu3.1, whole genome shotgun sequence, a genomic segment contains:
- the LOC126703114 gene encoding protein MHF1 homolog isoform X1, producing MEKATDMEMEREEVDEEETESVSDVLRDRFRLSTISIAEAEAKRNGMEISEPIVACISDLAFKYAEQLAKDLELFAQHASRKIVKMEDVILSAHRNEHLATSLRSLCDDLKAKEPQSERKRKKTPRKENKATTSVVHIPDN from the exons ATGGAAAAGGCAACGGACATGGAAATGGAAAGAGAAGAAGTAGACGAAGAAGAAACAGAGTCAGTGAGCGATGTGTTGAGAGATCGATTTCGTCTCTCCACCATCTCTATTGCTGAAGCCGAAG CGAAAAGAAATGGTATGGAAATATCCGAACCCATTGTCGCTTGCATTTCCGATTTGGCCTTCAAATATGCAG AGCAGCTGGCAAAGGACCTTGAGCTATTTGCACAGCATGCCAGTCGCAAAATTGTAAAGATGGAAGATGTCATACTTTCTG CACACAGAAACGAACATCTAGCTACCTCTTTGAGGTCCTTATGTGATGATCTGAAAGCTAAAGAACCCCAATCCGAGAGGAAGCGGAAGAAGACGCCAAGAAAGGAGAACAAAGCAACTACAAGTGTAGTGCATATTCCTGATAACTAA
- the LOC126703114 gene encoding protein MHF1 homolog isoform X2: MEKATDMEMEREEVDEEETESVSDVLRDRFRLSTISIAEAEAKRNGMEISEPIVACISDLAFKYAEQLAKDLELFAQHASRKIVKMEDVILSGPTLLLGPHAARGRMHVSVASC, translated from the exons ATGGAAAAGGCAACGGACATGGAAATGGAAAGAGAAGAAGTAGACGAAGAAGAAACAGAGTCAGTGAGCGATGTGTTGAGAGATCGATTTCGTCTCTCCACCATCTCTATTGCTGAAGCCGAAG CGAAAAGAAATGGTATGGAAATATCCGAACCCATTGTCGCTTGCATTTCCGATTTGGCCTTCAAATATGCAG AGCAGCTGGCAAAGGACCTTGAGCTATTTGCACAGCATGCCAGTCGCAAAATTGTAAAGATGGAAGATGTCATACTTTCTG GTCCCACATTATTGTTGGGTCCACACGCTGCGAGAGGGCGGATGCATGTATCAGTTGCGTCATGTTGA